One region of bacterium genomic DNA includes:
- a CDS encoding iron-containing alcohol dehydrogenase: protein MSFDITSPKITHCGAGAFSKTAVEAARVGRKAIVVTGEHLHGSKLIDTLADQLFGLKSDCLVADPIKHEPTIEMVDALAEQARQFSADVIIAVGGGSVMDTAKAAAVMATNDGYTEDYQLKRREIVNPPIAQVFAPTTAGTGSEATRVSVLTNEHLQIKRSISDPMMTPDIVILDPELTVSLPRYFTTLTAMDAFSHAIESAVSRKSTAYTRHIALASIQELCNGLPESQNDPDNLDARLACLLGSYLAGLAMQMGLGASHSLAPAICIVAGIRHSEAVAALLPHVIRLNERLLPGTYNEVKNAMGCDDVAFRLIELCKAAGFSSNLAQFGLKESDWSGICEAMNRYGSHRITNPVEVTDDFAKELFFSALDGQ from the coding sequence ATGTCATTCGATATAACAAGCCCGAAAATCACGCACTGTGGAGCAGGCGCGTTTTCAAAGACTGCCGTGGAAGCTGCCAGGGTGGGGCGCAAGGCGATAGTTGTGACCGGTGAGCATCTTCATGGCTCAAAGCTCATTGATACACTTGCAGACCAACTCTTTGGCCTGAAAAGCGATTGTCTGGTGGCCGACCCGATCAAGCATGAGCCAACTATCGAAATGGTGGATGCGCTTGCCGAGCAGGCAAGACAGTTTTCAGCTGATGTAATTATTGCTGTTGGGGGTGGAAGCGTGATGGACACAGCCAAAGCTGCCGCAGTCATGGCAACCAACGATGGCTATACTGAGGATTATCAACTCAAACGACGTGAGATAGTCAATCCCCCTATCGCACAGGTCTTTGCGCCGACAACAGCCGGTACAGGCTCCGAAGCGACGCGCGTATCGGTTTTGACAAATGAACATCTTCAGATCAAACGCAGCATATCTGATCCGATGATGACGCCGGATATCGTTATACTCGACCCTGAACTGACTGTGTCACTGCCCAGATATTTCACCACGCTTACGGCTATGGATGCATTCTCTCACGCGATCGAAAGCGCAGTGTCGAGAAAATCGACTGCATATACGCGGCACATTGCTCTTGCAAGCATTCAAGAGTTATGCAATGGCCTGCCTGAAAGTCAGAATGATCCGGATAATCTCGATGCAAGGCTGGCGTGCCTACTTGGCAGTTATCTTGCGGGTCTTGCGATGCAGATGGGTCTTGGAGCGTCTCACAGCCTTGCGCCCGCTATATGCATTGTTGCTGGAATAAGGCACTCCGAAGCAGTGGCGGCACTGCTTCCGCATGTGATCAGGCTGAACGAACGCTTATTGCCCGGTACATATAATGAAGTAAAGAATGCCATGGGCTGCGATGATGTCGCATTTCGTCTGATTGAGTTGTGTAAGGCCGCTGGTTTTTCCAGCAACCTGGCACAGTTCGGGCTGAAAGAGTCGGACTGGAGTGGCATCTGCGAAGCGATGAACCGCTATGGCAGCCACAGGATCACCAACCCTGTCGAGGTGACGGATGATTTCGCAAAGGAACTATTTTTTTCTGCATTGGACGGGCAATAA